Proteins from one Meriones unguiculatus strain TT.TT164.6M chromosome 10, Bangor_MerUng_6.1, whole genome shotgun sequence genomic window:
- the LOC110541181 gene encoding histone H3.3A-like — MVWDLLLISERCRQAFPGGNAFTRIAWGRGKKQPATKAIRKSAPSAGGVKTPPPPRPGTEGLREIRHSQKATEPTRKLRSQHLVRETAQDFKTDLCFQSAAFALQEASEAHLAGLFEDTSLCALHAKRVTIVPKRA; from the exons ATGGTTTGGGATTTGCTGCTGATATCTGAGCGGTGCAGGCAAGCTTTTCCAGGGGGTAATGCATTCACCAGGATTGCCTGGGGGAGAGGAAA GAAGCAACCGGCTACAAAAGCCATTCGTAAGAGTGCGCCCTCCGCTGGAGGGGTGAAGACACCTCCTCCTCCCAGGCCAGGCACTGAGGGACTCCGTGAGATCAGACACTCTCAGAAGGCCACTGAACCGACCCGCAAGCTCCGCTCCCAGCATCTGGTGCGAGAAACTGCTCAGGACTTCAAAACAGATCTGTGCTTCCAGAGTGCAGCTTTTGCTTTGCAGGAGGCAAGTGAGgcccacctggctggcctttttGAAGATACCAGCCTGTGTGCTCTCCATGCCAAACGTGTAACTATTGTGCCAAAACGTGCCTAA